A region of the Primulina huaijiensis isolate GDHJ02 unplaced genomic scaffold, ASM1229523v2 scaffold29509, whole genome shotgun sequence genome:
GCTCGCAAGCCAACGCCGCGCTGCCCTCTTCGCAGCCCGAGGTTACCAAGAACCCGAAAAAGAGGACTCGGGCCTCGCGTCGAGCTCCTACTACTGTTCTAACCACTGATACCACCAACTTTCGGCAAATGGTGCAGGAATTTACCGGGATCCCTACGGCTCCCTTTCCGGGTTCCCCATATCCTCGTCGAATGAATCTTCTTTCGGGCGCCTCGGCTCTCAGGCCCGCCGCTCATTTTGACGGACTCGGCCCTCTTTATTCTCTCAGGCCCCCAATATCACAGAATATCGTACCACCGttctcttcctcttcttcttctccgtCTATATTTAATGCCACGATGATCGATGCTATAGTTTCCACAACTAATATAGTCACCACTAGTAACAAAACCAACTCTGCTGCTGTTCTTGGTGATATAAGTTCAAATAATCCAAACAATTCTCCTCTACTTAATTCTGACCAAGCTCTGTTGAACCTGCACCATCATCATAATTCTAGCTTAAATCCTTCCCTCCACGGTCATCGATTCGAAGCCAGTGGATCCATCGATTTTGGTAATTACCTTAGTGATTTTCGTAATCAAGAGATTACTTCAGCTGCAGCAGCAGGTGATTTGAAGATTAATGACGGTAACATTACAGTATGGAGAAGCGGTGAATCTGTGAAGAATGACGATGGGATTCAAGAAAAGTTTATGCCTTTTGATGGGAAGATTTAATTAATGGGAAATGTTTTCAAGAATTGAATTGGTCTTGAAAGTGTTTCTTCCGGGACTCGTAAGGTAGAGTTGCTTCGTGGATTTGTCTTTAAAttgactttttattttattttaatttttttatttttaatgtggaGTTATCAAGGTTACATTAATTTACTTGATTAGGATCATACGTATGTTAGTGTAAACGAATAATGCATTTTTGGGTTTTCTTTGTTCTTTTAATACCTTAGCCAATAAGGAATTCTAGGCATAGTTACGACTACAACGAATAATTCATTTTGGGACATTTGGggaaatttttatattgatgatgtttgcTCTTATATCGAAAAAAGCATTGATTTTAGTGctttgcaaatattttgaagttttaaaaatctagtgtattatatgattaaaggacaatagaataattaaatatatttgattaacAATGGAAAGTTCGAGTTTGTTTGGAATATTAGACACTTACTTGAAACGTGAAAACTAAAAatgagaatttttatttgtaaacGTAAATTagacaaaattttgaattatttgataACTAATATATAGCTAGCATATCCATCCATATATGCATTGAACTTGAATAAGGAATAAGCTCGGGTTTAGGAACTTGTAAATTGCATATCCTCATatgattaaaacaattaattaatgatgatattatatttaattcaatttaatataatatataatataatataatataatatatttcagGATAACTGTTGTTTTCAATGGACTAGCGAGCCGACCCATAAGGACGTGCGATTTTCTGTAGCAAATATAATTTACCTTAATTACATTGTCAATTTTTTgacacaaatattttatttagattatttatgaaaaaattattgtttttatgttaaaaatattaatttttattgtaaatattgagagatttgatccgtctcacaaataaaaattcgtgagatcttCATGTTTAGACAGACATATATATTATTCTGGAACTTGTAATACATAGAGCATCATTAATAAAACTCCATCATTGCTAAAATTAAGTCAACTACAGAACTTCTAAATTCAACAACAAATCACAAGTGCTGGAAATTTACTATTtgtactatttttttattattattatggtcGTTTTGGCAATTATAATAATAAGATTTTATAATTAAggatgtatttatttttctaaaataacatTTGTTTTAGAAAAATGATGTGCTTTATAACTTTTGTCTAATATATAGTCATCTTGTCTTctgttaaaagaaaattttgttgaaGGTGGATAAAATATTCAAGTAAATTTTAACTGAGATTCTTTtctttaatcatataatttgATGTATAACgaaaattattgttattattatttgtatatAAACAGGACCTCGTAGGAGTCATGGATTCGAAGAATACATTGGTTAGCAAGACACAGATTCACCTATAACTCAACAGGTTTCATGGCTGAGATCATTACGAATCTTCTATTTCTGGTGCAAGTAAAACCGGTAAGCCCGCAAGACGTGCAGAGGTCTTCGAGTTCTTTCTCTGATAAAAATGCGCGCATGACTGCCAGTGACTTCTGCAAGGGTCTGCAGTGGCAAAAAAAATGAGCTCGAAAGATGGTAAATTTCAAATAGAAACATTTCGACAGTTCCATCAGTATATAGATAACGTCAAGTAAACATGCCTCACGTATTGGTCTACGTAGAGGAGCATATGAGAGGAGACCATGCATCTAGAATATAAGTTGTAGCGACAAATATTCCTCCAGGTCTTACCACGCGACTTATTTCTGCAACCTGTTATGCAATGACAGAAATTTTTACATATCAGGAACATGTGGAGTGCAGATGTCCATGTTCATGTTAGTCACCATTGTATTTACTTCTACGCGTCTTTTAAAAGTTTCCACACATTAATTCAACGAGTTTCATAACTGTTCGATGGAGATAGCCTTAACCTTTGGCTTAATCCCAAGATTCCACGAAATTCCCTCCTCTCATGTTATAAagatatgaagaagaagaagaagaattgcCAGCACAAAGCTAGAAATAAACAGACGAGATTTTGGGAAACCATTCTGCCCTTATAGTAGATCTATCAAATTTTTGTGGACACGTTCAGAAGATTTAATCAAACCAAAAGTTTATTTCAAAGTATCAGTCACAATGGCTGTCAATCAGCGGGACACATGCAGACAGAATGGGACTTGTTAAGATTGAGGTATTCTTATTTCTTACCGCTGCTGACGGTGAAGGCCAGCAGCGTAAAGCAGCACCGGCATGCATAGCATCCACCGTATGGGAAGCAAATGGAAGCCTCGAGATATCAGATCTAACCAGGATTAAGTTCCTATGAGAAACCAATTTGAAAAACAAACATTTCTATAATCAAACTTCAGATGCAGGTGCAAGAACTGTCGAAAGCAAATTATTCAAGTATTTATGTAAAAGGAACATACTCGTCAGGAAAATTGTCTTCTTGCTTAATGAATCCATAGCATTCTTTTAACATAGTCTCGGAAAAGTCCAAGCCAACAACAAGGGAAAATAGGCCGCTCTTGGCAAAAAGTCCAGAAAACATCCCACTTCCGCAACTTGCATAAATAATATTTCCACCCAAGACTGGCTTCAGGTAAATTTTGATCAATTCAAACTGCAGTCAAATCCATTACGCGAAATAAGTACAAGAATTCATTAACAGAAGTTGTGGTAGGATCGTCAATTACCTCCTTCGCTGGGCCTGGAAAACCTCCCAATATAGAAAAACTTTGTCGCCACCTTCTCTCATAGACAAATGACACCGAGGGAAACCTGCTTGAATCAAGCGTTCATCCATAATTGAGAAAACATTCTGTAAAGTGAATTTTATCCGCACATGTTAGCAAATTTATAAACGAGCTAATGCAAGCGTTCGCGCATGTATCAGATCCAAGCATCCAACAGCTAGCCTTTAAGTCAATTGATGGTTTGTTTATCTCTGAGCAGATGATCAGAAAGATACAAAAGATCAACGTCATTTTAGTTTCACAAAATAATAGGTGTTTATGAACAAACAACACAGAACGAGTTAGTGAAATATAATGTTACAACGAAACACCACAATTACACACGTCATGATTCCAAGAATATCAGTTACCTGAAAAGCTCGGTAGAGGCTGCCATAGATTCGCCATACACTTTGTTGCCACCAGTTACTGTCAAGTCAATGTGCGACTCGTTGCCAGAATACGACTTCCTGCATCTTCGGCACTGCAAACTACGATGAGCTAAAGACTCCCTGCAAGATGCATTCAGATTGCAAATTCCTATCAGTAAGCCTGAACGATGGATAATATAATCAttagcaaatatatatatataaacgatCAACGGTCAAGCTGCATATCACCTACAAAGATAATCCAGGTTGGCTATACCAAATTACTGGATCGTAGCAAATGGGACAAGATAAAATCTTATCGCGCAAGTTCAGCTTTGTCTCATCCATAACAGGCTCCTAAATTCAAAAGCACAAACTCCGGATAAAAAATGTGGACGTTTGATAAATAAGTATATAACTCGATATTCACAGTGATGTTAGTAAATTGTTTCAAACCGAAaaccaaaaaaagaagaagaagaaattttagGTCAACATTGGCCGAATTTCAATTAAAGTTCCCTAATTAACTATTCAAATTAAACAGATAGGAGTTCATGCATTCAAGCAAAATGTAAGTTGTTAATGCATTTTATCCCACAATTATTTTCAACAGTTGAACTAAATTTCCATATTTGCGAACATCAATTAAAGCCCAATAATTTAACAAAATGTATACGAGATATTTGCATGAATGGATGAATGAAAGTTACGGGTTTAGCTTCGACATAGGAAATGATTAATGAATGATGCTCGAACTTTTGGCTGAGAAAGACGAAGGGAGCGAAGGGTTTCCGGAATGGAAAGAAATGGCTTCACCACATTGGGACAGCGCCGTATCGAGTCGCACCCACTTTGACTCGGGAGCAACACAGCAGCTGATAGGTTGTTGCCGACACCCACTTTTCCCATGATTACAGTATATTTTAAGAATCTGACTTGAAGATGCCAAAGACTGAAATAATTATGTTTTGTTCcgttattattatatatactaaTGTGCAAAAATCTGAAACGTGTTAAGATTGATCTGGTTATGCT
Encoded here:
- the LOC140967885 gene encoding uncharacterized protein; the encoded protein is MASGNSGGSIQSSSSGGSDEEYDSRSESISSFYNKNPPNFASLTSSPHPPFLPQQNLASYYNNSHTIASAQNLDLYPPSTPNFQYNNINITDGMIRPAGLRSEANSIDTLRNQSLQASSQANAALPSSQPEVTKNPKKRTRASRRAPTTVLTTDTTNFRQMVQEFTGIPTAPFPGSPYPRRMNLLSGASALRPAAHFDGLGPLYSLRPPISQNIVPPFSSSSSSPSIFNATMIDAIVSTTNIVTTSNKTNSAAVLGDISSNNPNNSPLLNSDQALLNLHHHHNSSLNPSLHGHRFEASGSIDFGNYLSDFRNQEITSAAAAGDLKINDGNITVWRSGESVKNDDGIQEKFMPFDGKI